A genomic segment from Arcobacter acticola encodes:
- the mfd gene encoding transcription-repair coupling factor, whose translation MKNIYDFLKNLKNEKRVKECQLLIVNDDRQAQIASDIVAYLGFKSFVLSDFRANFGDDLLSFSTELQDITKVLNSYYNYKKQDKILISPIRTISYALPKEKCFDSFTINFADTIKIDEFKSKLYNWGYYFVDIVTSEGEVSIRGDIIDICPLGSDLGFRVSLFDDEVESIRKFDIEDQKSLKEEIETFSINPAFLALDEESMGAINEQIETVSSDAFIKDIHSLGFWYLNDLGEYLPNNLSSFITQEALDEIEEVYVFEEKRINKDKFLLTPQIYNSKTYQEIAPANVKEFISFHKEKKITIISGTEAKVKAYDLDLNDKNIKYVFDNYILNLLGNDEVIISLNKEVKKRRKKKVKLVLDELQLNDYVVHEKHGIGQYKGIEPVTVMGAKRDFVIVMYAGDDKLLIPVENIDLIDRYVADGSSYAVVDKLGKGSFAKLKEKVKDRLFAIANDIIKLAAARELVNGIKINTEKKLLEDFPKSAGFDYTKDQKRSIKEIFADLSSGRVMDRLLSGDVGFGKTEVAMNAMLAVVLDGFQALFICPTTLLASQHFHGIQKRFSEFGIKVAKLDGKTSAKEKTSIKKALENGDIQIVIGTHSLLSVKTKDLALVIIDEEHKFGVKQKEKLKQLREDVHIFSMSATPIPRTLNLALSKLKGMSSLLTPPTERLGVRTYVKEFSDKLIKEVVLREKRRGGQLFYVHNNIASIEAKKADIEQIVPGIKIQIIHSQIKPELAEKIIEDFEEKEFDILLATSIVESGLHLPNANSIIIDGADRFGIADLHQLRGRVGRSNKEGFCYYVVEDKKQITDDAVKRLVALESNSYLGSGTALAHQDLEIRGGGNIIGEAQSGHIKQIGYGLYLKMLEDALASLSGDEKAQKKTVDIKLAISAYISDDYIHEDRVRLELYRRLSKASDIQEVYKIEEEMEDRFGKPDIFTKQFIELIIIKILALDKGIQTISSYEMAITFTKADDTKETIKSPSKDDDDIIATTLRYLRK comes from the coding sequence GTGAAAAATATTTATGATTTTTTAAAGAATCTAAAAAATGAAAAAAGAGTAAAAGAGTGCCAACTTTTAATAGTAAATGATGATAGACAAGCTCAAATAGCTTCTGATATTGTGGCATATTTAGGTTTTAAATCTTTTGTTTTATCTGATTTTAGAGCAAATTTCGGAGATGATTTACTCTCTTTTTCTACAGAACTTCAAGATATTACAAAAGTTCTAAACTCTTATTATAACTACAAAAAACAAGACAAAATTTTGATTTCACCTATTAGAACTATTTCGTATGCACTTCCAAAAGAAAAGTGTTTTGATAGTTTTACTATAAATTTTGCTGATACTATTAAAATAGATGAATTTAAATCAAAACTTTACAACTGGGGATACTATTTTGTAGATATTGTTACAAGTGAAGGTGAAGTTTCTATTAGAGGAGATATTATAGATATCTGTCCTTTAGGAAGTGATTTAGGATTTAGGGTTTCACTTTTTGATGATGAAGTTGAGAGTATTAGAAAATTTGATATTGAAGATCAAAAATCACTAAAAGAAGAAATAGAAACTTTTTCTATTAACCCTGCATTTTTAGCACTTGATGAAGAATCAATGGGGGCTATTAATGAGCAAATAGAAACTGTTTCAAGTGATGCTTTTATCAAAGATATTCACTCTTTAGGTTTCTGGTATTTAAATGATTTAGGAGAATATTTACCTAATAATTTAAGTTCATTTATCACCCAAGAAGCTTTAGATGAAATCGAAGAAGTTTATGTTTTTGAAGAAAAAAGAATAAACAAAGATAAGTTTTTATTAACACCTCAAATATACAATAGTAAAACTTATCAAGAAATAGCACCTGCAAATGTAAAAGAGTTTATCTCTTTTCATAAAGAGAAAAAAATCACTATTATTTCAGGTACTGAAGCTAAGGTAAAAGCTTATGATTTAGATTTAAATGACAAAAATATTAAATATGTTTTTGATAACTATATTCTAAATTTACTTGGAAATGATGAAGTAATAATCTCTTTAAATAAAGAAGTTAAAAAAAGAAGAAAGAAAAAAGTAAAACTAGTTCTTGATGAACTTCAATTAAATGACTATGTAGTACACGAAAAACATGGAATTGGTCAATACAAAGGAATTGAACCTGTTACAGTTATGGGCGCAAAAAGAGACTTTGTAATAGTTATGTATGCAGGTGATGACAAGCTTTTAATTCCTGTTGAAAATATAGATTTAATTGATAGATACGTAGCTGATGGAAGTTCATATGCTGTTGTTGATAAGCTAGGTAAGGGAAGCTTTGCTAAGCTAAAAGAAAAAGTAAAAGATAGATTATTTGCCATTGCAAATGATATTATAAAATTAGCAGCAGCACGTGAACTTGTAAATGGTATCAAAATAAATACTGAGAAAAAACTACTTGAAGATTTTCCAAAAAGTGCTGGATTTGATTATACAAAAGATCAAAAAAGAAGTATTAAAGAGATTTTTGCAGATTTAAGTAGTGGAAGAGTAATGGACAGACTTCTTTCAGGAGATGTTGGATTTGGTAAAACTGAAGTTGCAATGAATGCAATGTTAGCAGTTGTTTTAGATGGTTTCCAAGCACTGTTTATTTGTCCAACTACACTTTTAGCTTCTCAACACTTCCATGGAATTCAAAAAAGATTCTCAGAATTTGGAATTAAAGTTGCTAAATTAGACGGAAAAACATCAGCTAAAGAAAAAACAAGTATTAAAAAAGCACTAGAAAATGGTGATATTCAAATAGTAATTGGAACTCACTCATTATTAAGTGTTAAAACAAAGGATTTGGCTTTAGTGATTATTGATGAAGAGCATAAATTCGGAGTTAAACAAAAAGAGAAATTAAAACAATTAAGAGAAGATGTTCATATTTTCTCAATGAGTGCTACACCAATTCCAAGAACTTTAAATCTAGCCTTATCAAAACTAAAAGGTATGAGTTCACTTCTTACCCCTCCAACAGAGAGATTAGGAGTTCGTACTTATGTAAAAGAGTTTAGTGATAAACTTATTAAAGAAGTTGTTTTAAGGGAAAAAAGAAGAGGTGGACAACTTTTCTATGTTCATAACAATATCGCTTCAATTGAAGCAAAAAAAGCAGATATAGAACAAATAGTTCCAGGAATAAAGATTCAAATAATTCACTCTCAAATAAAACCAGAATTAGCAGAAAAAATAATAGAAGATTTTGAAGAAAAAGAGTTTGATATATTACTTGCAACTTCAATAGTTGAATCAGGACTTCACCTACCAAATGCAAACTCAATTATTATTGATGGAGCAGATAGATTTGGAATTGCTGATTTACATCAACTTCGAGGGCGAGTAGGGCGAAGTAATAAAGAGGGATTCTGTTACTACGTGGTTGAAGATAAAAAACAAATTACAGATGATGCAGTAAAAAGACTTGTTGCTCTTGAATCTAATTCATATTTAGGAAGTGGAACAGCTTTAGCTCATCAAGATTTAGAAATCAGAGGTGGTGGAAATATCATCGGTGAAGCACAAAGTGGTCATATAAAACAAATAGGATATGGTTTATATCTTAAAATGCTAGAAGATGCACTTGCAAGTCTAAGTGGTGATGAAAAAGCACAGAAAAAAACAGTTGATATTAAACTAGCAATTTCAGCTTATATTTCAGATGATTATATCCATGAAGATAGAGTTAGACTTGAACTTTATAGAAGACTAAGTAAGGCTAGTGATATTCAAGAAGTATATAAAATAGAAGAAGAGATGGAAGATAGATTTGGTAAACCAGATATCTTTACAAAACAGTTTATCGAACTAATAATCATAAAAATACTTGCCCTTGATAAAGGTATTCAAACAATTAGTTCTTATGAAATGGCAATTACATTTACAAAAGCTGATGATACAAAAGAGACAATTAAATCTCCAAGCAAAGATGATGATGATATTATTGCTACGACTTTAAGGTATTTGAGGAAGTAA
- a CDS encoding response regulator transcription factor, with product MIKIAMIEDDLELADVLTQYLKQFNMEVTNYEEPFLALSSLRINKYDLIILDLTLPGMDGLDVCKAIVKDFNIPIIISSARSDITDKVIALQLGADDYLPKPYDPRELEIRIKTILRRFNHSNVQEETNNKTFILDSDKREITKNGTYIKLTAGEFEVLSLFIKREGFIISREDIFENSDILNQDYESTGSLAVLINRIRHKIEDNSKEPQYLHTIRGMGYKFTQ from the coding sequence TTGATAAAAATTGCAATGATAGAAGATGATTTAGAATTAGCAGATGTTCTAACACAATATTTAAAGCAGTTTAATATGGAAGTTACCAACTATGAAGAGCCATTTTTGGCTCTTTCATCTTTGAGAATAAATAAATACGATTTAATTATTTTAGATTTAACTCTTCCTGGAATGGATGGATTAGATGTTTGTAAAGCAATAGTAAAAGATTTTAATATTCCAATTATAATTTCAAGTGCGAGAAGTGACATAACAGATAAAGTAATAGCTTTGCAATTAGGAGCAGATGATTATTTACCAAAACCTTATGATCCAAGGGAATTAGAAATTAGAATTAAAACAATTTTACGAAGATTTAATCACTCAAATGTACAAGAAGAAACTAATAACAAAACTTTTATTTTAGATAGCGATAAAAGAGAAATTACAAAAAATGGAACTTATATTAAACTAACAGCAGGTGAATTTGAGGTATTATCTCTTTTTATTAAAAGAGAAGGTTTTATAATTTCAAGGGAAGATATATTTGAAAATTCAGATATATTAAATCAAGATTATGAAAGTACAGGTTCTTTAGCTGTTCTTATAAATAGAATAAGACATAAAATAGAAGATAACTCAAAAGAACCACAATATTTACATACAATAAGAGGGATGGGGTATAAATTTACACAATGA
- a CDS encoding ArsS family sensor histidine kinase: MNRQSIFFTITVSFIISVLLVIASFVVLVTHDYRAKEGQLLDKYIPVIKMLARQERVGFDENFLKNLEEIEYTLFLDTGKINAITYNPKTKVLVEKNHPKFNDIFRVLSLDNTNYIYIKKRNDTLLIRDNSSSNSNSLLYITLVFSILLITIILVYLITLRKLIPLKILKDKVKTLGDENFDFECCNSNSKDEVSLLGMEFKKTALKLKSLKEARNIFIRNIMHELKTPITKGKFLTQLEQNEENNEKLKSVFSRLESLINEFASIEELISSSKNIEKKIYFLEDIIDNAKDILMIEDEHVIGKFENKKLEINFKLFSIAIKNLIDNAVKYSPNKEVIIKNENENIIFENQGEILENPLESYFEPFSSNEDKSKDSFGLGLYIVHNILKANAYTLEYEHIDGINRFICKKDEVSTI; the protein is encoded by the coding sequence ATGAATAGACAATCAATATTTTTTACAATCACTGTAAGTTTTATAATATCAGTATTATTAGTAATAGCTAGTTTTGTAGTATTAGTTACACATGATTATAGAGCTAAAGAGGGACAACTTTTAGATAAATATATTCCTGTAATCAAAATGCTTGCAAGACAAGAAAGAGTTGGATTTGATGAAAACTTTTTAAAAAATCTTGAAGAAATAGAATATACACTTTTTTTGGATACTGGAAAAATAAATGCTATTACATATAATCCTAAAACGAAAGTATTAGTAGAAAAAAATCATCCCAAGTTTAATGATATTTTTAGAGTATTAAGTTTAGATAATACAAATTATATTTACATAAAAAAAAGAAATGACACCTTGTTAATTCGTGATAATAGTAGCTCAAATAGTAATTCTTTACTTTATATAACTTTAGTTTTTTCAATTTTATTAATTACAATTATTCTAGTTTATTTAATAACTCTTAGAAAACTAATACCTCTTAAAATACTAAAAGACAAAGTAAAAACCTTAGGTGATGAAAATTTTGATTTTGAGTGTTGTAATAGTAACTCAAAAGATGAAGTTTCTCTTCTAGGAATGGAGTTCAAAAAAACTGCTTTAAAATTAAAAAGCTTAAAAGAAGCTAGAAATATTTTTATAAGAAATATAATGCATGAACTTAAAACTCCTATTACAAAAGGTAAATTTTTAACGCAACTTGAACAAAATGAAGAAAATAATGAAAAATTAAAATCAGTTTTTTCAAGACTTGAATCTTTGATAAATGAATTTGCCTCAATAGAAGAATTGATTTCCTCTTCAAAAAATATAGAAAAAAAGATTTACTTCTTAGAAGATATTATTGATAATGCAAAAGATATTTTAATGATAGAAGATGAACATGTAATAGGAAAATTTGAAAATAAAAAACTTGAAATAAATTTCAAATTATTTTCAATTGCAATAAAAAATCTAATAGATAATGCTGTGAAATATTCGCCAAATAAAGAAGTAATCATAAAAAATGAAAATGAAAATATAATTTTTGAAAATCAAGGTGAAATTTTAGAAAATCCATTGGAAAGCTATTTTGAACCATTTTCTTCAAATGAAGATAAATCAAAAGATTCTTTTGGCTTAGGTTTATATATAGTTCATAATATTTTAAAAGCAAATGCTTATACTTTAGAATATGAACACATAGATGGTATAAATAGATTTATATGTAAAAAGGATGAAGTATCTACGATATAG
- a CDS encoding TIGR00282 family metallophosphoesterase, which produces MRIAFIGDIVGRPGRKIIKENLVKIKKEYEIDYVIANGENASHGFGLTTTSCSELLKAGIDIITGGNHSFDKKKDMMVLLETANVLRPDNYPEGLVGSGMKVCDVQTANGIEKLAVINLMGQFAMPTVENPFNWAKKLVSKLQEEEIKNIFIDFHGEATSEKRIMLMMFKNQVSAICGTHTHVGTDDLQIYENTAYLTDIGLTGCRDNVIGMDSKIPIQKATTGIGGHFEVPNSCKSILQMMVIDIEEGKAQSAFKIKKYCNNPKLFISEAFVELI; this is translated from the coding sequence ATGAGAATTGCATTTATAGGTGATATTGTAGGTCGACCTGGACGAAAAATAATAAAAGAAAACTTAGTAAAAATAAAAAAAGAGTATGAAATAGATTATGTTATTGCAAATGGTGAAAATGCAAGTCATGGTTTTGGACTTACTACAACATCTTGCTCGGAGCTTTTAAAAGCTGGTATTGATATTATCACAGGTGGAAATCATAGTTTTGATAAGAAAAAAGATATGATGGTTTTACTTGAAACTGCAAATGTATTAAGACCTGATAATTATCCTGAAGGTTTAGTTGGATCTGGAATGAAAGTTTGTGATGTACAAACTGCTAATGGAATTGAAAAATTAGCTGTAATAAATCTTATGGGACAATTTGCAATGCCAACTGTTGAAAATCCTTTCAACTGGGCTAAAAAACTTGTATCAAAACTTCAAGAAGAAGAAATCAAAAATATTTTTATAGATTTTCATGGTGAAGCAACAAGTGAAAAAAGAATTATGTTAATGATGTTTAAAAATCAGGTAAGTGCCATTTGTGGAACACATACACATGTTGGAACTGATGATTTACAAATTTATGAAAATACAGCATATTTAACTGATATTGGACTTACAGGTTGTAGAGATAATGTAATAGGTATGGATAGTAAAATTCCAATTCAAAAAGCAACAACTGGAATTGGTGGACATTTTGAAGTTCCAAACTCTTGTAAATCAATCTTACAAATGATGGTAATAGATATAGAAGAAGGAAAAGCGCAAAGTGCATTTAAAATAAAAAAATATTGTAATAATCCAAAACTATTTATCTCAGAGGCTTTTGTTGAGTTAATATGA
- a CDS encoding diguanylate cyclase, translating into MKLSKFINKFIFSIAFICTTVVFFVSIFFQYMSHKKDIQHIKKEFIQYKKNELIKEIQIIYNLVDQNNNMLEELTKKLPANSDIKEIEKENRNNILNLLASYVVGKDGYIFVNTLDGKALLWDRKRLEPAIEYPDKELLQKQIDSLKTDGFLFYKFKKPDTIKEFDKLAFVKEYEKYGWIIGTGAYLDEIEIELARKEAIFKKSIESEIITLLAIFILILIVIYIISKKLSKYIKVNIQNLTSSFEKASKKDIKINTDNLTFKEFISLANNLNSVLENKIATKRTLQDYVDIVNENIIISSTNKEGIITDVSEAFCKISAYSRQELIGQNHSLIRHPDTLDSFYKDMWDTLLSKKEWKGEIKNKDKNNNDYWVLAIIKPVIKDDEIVGFTAIRTNITDKKHIEHLSITDDLTQLFNRRFFNVKIDKEINRAKRENSYLSFLIIDVDYFKDYNDNYGHQAGDVALIEVANVLKKYTNRSSDFAFRLGGEEFGIITRLDKDKVIEFANNIKNEIESLHIEHKRSKVSEHLTISIGIASRIGFELLDTNALYKEADDSLYEAKNNGRNCIFIQK; encoded by the coding sequence ATGAAACTATCAAAATTTATTAATAAATTCATTTTTTCTATTGCTTTTATATGTACTACAGTAGTGTTCTTTGTATCTATTTTTTTCCAATATATGAGCCATAAAAAAGACATTCAACATATAAAAAAAGAATTTATTCAATACAAAAAAAATGAATTAATAAAAGAAATCCAAATTATTTATAATTTAGTAGATCAAAATAATAATATGCTAGAAGAACTAACTAAAAAATTACCAGCTAATAGTGATATAAAAGAAATAGAAAAAGAAAATAGAAATAACATATTAAATTTACTTGCATCATATGTTGTAGGTAAAGATGGTTATATCTTTGTAAATACATTAGATGGAAAAGCTTTACTTTGGGATAGAAAAAGACTTGAACCTGCAATAGAATATCCTGATAAAGAATTATTACAAAAACAAATTGATTCATTAAAAACAGATGGTTTTTTATTTTACAAATTTAAAAAGCCAGATACAATAAAAGAATTTGACAAACTAGCATTTGTAAAAGAGTATGAAAAATATGGTTGGATTATAGGAACAGGTGCATATTTAGATGAAATTGAAATAGAATTAGCTAGAAAAGAAGCAATTTTTAAAAAAAGTATAGAAAGTGAAATTATAACTTTATTGGCAATTTTTATTCTAATTTTAATTGTTATTTATATAATTTCAAAAAAATTATCAAAATATATAAAAGTAAATATTCAAAATTTGACCTCTTCTTTTGAAAAAGCATCTAAAAAAGATATTAAAATTAATACCGATAATTTAACCTTTAAAGAATTTATTTCCCTTGCAAATAATTTAAATAGTGTTTTAGAGAATAAAATTGCTACAAAAAGAACATTACAAGACTACGTAGATATTGTTAATGAAAATATTATAATTTCATCTACAAATAAAGAAGGAATTATTACAGATGTAAGTGAAGCTTTTTGTAAAATTTCAGCTTATTCAAGACAAGAACTAATTGGACAAAACCATAGTCTTATAAGACATCCAGATACTCTTGATTCATTTTATAAAGATATGTGGGATACATTACTTAGTAAAAAAGAATGGAAAGGTGAAATTAAAAACAAAGATAAAAACAATAATGACTATTGGGTTCTTGCAATAATAAAGCCTGTAATTAAAGATGATGAAATAGTTGGATTTACTGCAATTAGAACAAATATTACAGATAAAAAACATATTGAACATCTGTCTATTACAGATGATTTAACACAACTTTTTAATAGAAGATTTTTTAATGTAAAAATAGATAAAGAAATAAACAGAGCAAAAAGAGAAAATAGCTATTTATCTTTTTTAATAATAGATGTAGATTATTTCAAAGACTATAATGATAATTATGGACATCAAGCAGGAGATGTAGCTCTCATAGAAGTTGCAAATGTTCTTAAAAAATATACAAATAGAAGTAGTGATTTTGCATTTAGACTAGGTGGTGAAGAGTTTGGTATTATTACAAGACTTGATAAAGACAAAGTCATTGAATTTGCAAATAATATAAAAAATGAAATAGAATCACTTCATATTGAGCACAAAAGAAGTAAGGTCTCAGAACATTTAACTATTTCAATAGGAATTGCATCAAGAATAGGGTTTGAACTTTTAGATACTAATGCTTTATATAAAGAAGCAGATGATTCTCTATATGAAGCTAAAAATAATGGAAGGAATTGTATTTTTATACAAAAATGA
- a CDS encoding endonuclease/exonuclease/phosphatase family protein: protein MYFYTKMKMTIRIGTFNLYQFVEPPYSWYTKKERFTPLQWIEKTTWIKEQITNMNCDIIGFQEVFSKLALKELVGDLGFKYFKTVDNARISKNNDKIYISTTVAIASKYPIKNLKKVDIDFLALKKHYYEGFFKFAREPIKATICLEDEKELDVYVCHLKSNRDNEFEYIFTENSSMDEKIEKVSKALKENYSVSLKQRLCEASSLYSNIKRTKRPAVLLTDLNDKEFSLTIDALTNRKYHEEKRKNDRFLLLDAYHLHEKKVYNPHPEFKGVKRTPTSYFAGKGNVLDYIFVSNKFDKKAKDNIAEVTSYEVLDKHLQKNQNGSLLNSDHAQVVCEIKFR, encoded by the coding sequence TTGTATTTTTATACAAAAATGAAAATGACAATACGAATAGGCACTTTTAATTTATACCAATTTGTTGAACCTCCTTATTCTTGGTACACAAAAAAAGAAAGATTTACTCCTTTACAATGGATAGAAAAAACAACTTGGATAAAAGAGCAAATCACAAATATGAATTGCGATATTATTGGTTTTCAAGAAGTTTTTTCTAAACTTGCATTAAAAGAGTTAGTAGGCGACTTAGGGTTTAAATATTTTAAAACAGTTGATAATGCAAGAATCAGTAAAAATAATGATAAGATTTATATAAGTACAACAGTTGCAATTGCATCAAAATATCCTATTAAAAACTTAAAAAAAGTAGATATTGATTTTTTAGCTTTAAAAAAACACTATTATGAAGGTTTTTTCAAATTTGCTAGGGAACCTATTAAAGCTACAATTTGTTTAGAAGATGAAAAAGAACTAGATGTTTATGTTTGTCATTTAAAATCAAATAGAGATAATGAGTTTGAATATATTTTCACAGAAAATTCTTCAATGGATGAAAAGATAGAAAAAGTTTCAAAAGCTTTAAAAGAGAATTATTCTGTTTCTTTAAAACAAAGGCTTTGCGAAGCTAGTTCACTCTACTCAAATATTAAAAGAACAAAAAGACCAGCAGTTTTATTAACAGATTTAAATGATAAAGAATTTTCTTTAACTATTGATGCTTTAACAAATAGAAAATATCATGAAGAAAAAAGAAAAAATGATAGGTTTTTACTTTTAGATGCTTATCATCTTCATGAAAAAAAAGTTTATAATCCTCATCCAGAATTTAAAGGTGTAAAAAGAACACCAACAAGCTATTTTGCAGGAAAAGGAAATGTACTTGATTATATTTTTGTTTCAAATAAATTTGATAAAAAAGCAAAAGATAATATAGCAGAAGTAACATCTTATGAAGTGTTGGATAAACATTTACAAAAAAATCAGAATGGTTCACTTCTAAATAGTGACCATGCTCAAGTTGTTTGTGAGATTAAATTTAGATAA
- a CDS encoding NAD(P)/FAD-dependent oxidoreductase, whose product MLASNLDKNKYKNICLIDTNAKLAPKIKVSGGAKCNITNELVSSKNYLGDRNFVKELLEKFSKDDLLTFLNKNGVFPKINPKIVKGTYFCNSSQDVIDMFTKLTTHIKKYLNTTVLDVEFNNHYKIKTDTKLIEAKKLVVASGGLSYAMLGASSIAFDIAKKFGHTIEKLEPALVGFTVQKEQFWFKNLSGLSAPVHTFVEGKTFEGSLLFAHKGCSGPVILTTSLYWKKGKIAIDFLPKKKLESFLTGNKIISTALPLPKRFMQEFLASVELEDKSISKLTNEDKEKLKRLKYYEFPPAGNFGYTKAEVTKGGVNTDEIDHNSFESLKQKDLYFIGECLDITGELGGFNFQIAFSEAFVCAKELNKYRPIKDE is encoded by the coding sequence ATGCTAGCTTCTAATCTTGATAAAAATAAATACAAAAATATTTGTCTTATTGATACAAATGCAAAATTAGCTCCTAAAATAAAAGTCTCAGGTGGAGCAAAATGTAATATTACAAATGAACTTGTAAGCTCTAAGAATTATTTAGGTGATAGGAATTTTGTAAAAGAGTTATTAGAAAAATTTTCAAAAGATGATTTATTAACCTTTTTAAATAAAAATGGCGTATTTCCTAAAATTAATCCAAAAATTGTAAAAGGAACATATTTTTGTAACTCTTCTCAAGATGTTATAGATATGTTTACAAAACTCACAACTCATATAAAAAAATATTTAAATACTACAGTTTTAGATGTGGAATTTAATAATCATTACAAAATAAAAACAGATACAAAACTAATAGAAGCAAAAAAACTTGTGGTGGCAAGTGGTGGATTATCATATGCAATGTTAGGAGCTTCATCAATTGCTTTTGATATTGCAAAAAAGTTTGGGCATACAATAGAAAAACTTGAACCTGCACTTGTAGGGTTTACAGTACAAAAAGAGCAGTTTTGGTTTAAAAACCTTTCAGGACTTTCAGCACCTGTTCATACTTTTGTAGAAGGAAAAACTTTCGAAGGCTCACTTTTATTTGCCCATAAAGGCTGTTCAGGTCCAGTTATTTTAACAACTTCTCTTTATTGGAAAAAAGGAAAAATTGCAATTGATTTTTTACCTAAGAAAAAATTAGAGAGTTTTTTAACAGGAAATAAAATTATTTCAACAGCGCTACCACTTCCAAAAAGATTTATGCAAGAATTTTTAGCTTCTGTTGAACTAGAAGATAAAAGTATCTCAAAATTAACAAATGAAGACAAAGAAAAATTAAAACGACTAAAATATTATGAATTTCCACCTGCTGGAAACTTTGGATATACAAAAGCAGAAGTTACCAAAGGTGGCGTAAATACAGATGAAATAGATCATAATAGTTTTGAAAGTTTAAAGCAAAAAGATTTATATTTTATTGGAGAATGTTTAGATATCACAGGTGAGTTAGGTGGGTTTAATTTTCAAATTGCCTTTAGTGAAGCCTTTGTTTGTGCTAAAGAGTTAAATAAATATAGACCTATCAAAGATGAATAA
- a CDS encoding Spy/CpxP family protein refolding chaperone, whose protein sequence is MTTRNKMISGLALSTLLATGLFAGNEQMKRDGNSSCMMKKGSMDKGGKHGERSVIGIFKRLNLTPEQDAQIEKIVLENRANMESFDDAFTKDGFDKAKYIKIMNEKRDNMLKSNAEILEKSYAILTPKQKEQLKVLMDLRKEKMDKKL, encoded by the coding sequence ATGACAACAAGAAATAAAATGATATCAGGATTAGCGTTAAGTACACTTTTAGCAACAGGATTATTTGCAGGAAATGAGCAAATGAAAAGAGATGGAAATTCATCTTGTATGATGAAAAAAGGTTCTATGGATAAAGGTGGAAAGCATGGTGAAAGATCAGTAATAGGAATATTTAAAAGATTAAATTTAACTCCTGAACAAGATGCACAAATAGAAAAAATTGTACTTGAAAATAGAGCTAACATGGAAAGTTTTGATGATGCATTTACAAAAGATGGTTTTGATAAAGCTAAATATATTAAGATTATGAACGAAAAAAGAGATAATATGTTAAAATCTAATGCAGAAATATTAGAAAAATCTTATGCGATTTTAACACCAAAACAAAAAGAACAATTAAAAGTTTTAATGGATTTAAGAAAAGAAAAAATGGATAAAAAATTATAA